CCGATACGGGTGTCGTCAACACCCTGCTGAAGCAGTTGGGCATGCAGCCGTACGATTTTTATTTGAATACGGCGCCCTGGAAATACATTATCGTGTTTTTCCATGTATGGAAAGGGCTCGGGTACGGAACGGTCATTTACCTCGCCGCCATCATGAGCATCAGCGACGAGTATTACGAAGCGGCGGAGATTGACGGAGCGAACATATTTCAGCAGATCCGCAGCATCACGATTCCGCTCCTGACGCCGACGTTCGTGCTGCTCATCATTTTCAGTCTCGGGGGCATTCTGAAGGGCCAGTTCGACCTGTTCTATCAGATCATCGGGAACAACGGCATCCTGTATGACGCGACGGATATTATCGACACCTACGTTTATCGCTCGCTGGCGGTCAATTTCGACATAGGGATGGGAACGGCAGCCGGACTATACCAATCGTTCTTCGGCTTCCTGCTGGTCGTCTTCGTGAACTGGATCGTGAAAAAAATCCGCGAAGATTACGCCTTGTTCTAGGAGGATCGCCGTGAAACGAAAAAAGGATCTGTCAACCGTCAGTTTTATCGCCATCGCTTACGGAACGTTATCGCTCCTGGCCATCCTGTGCCTGCTGCCGTTCTGGCTCATCGTATCCGGTTCGTTCACCGCAGAGAACGAGATTATCGGG
The nucleotide sequence above comes from Paenibacillus thermoaerophilus. Encoded proteins:
- a CDS encoding ABC transporter permease gives rise to the protein MTAVKGFWSELSRNKLMFLMVAPALLFFIVFSYLPMAGVYLAFTKFTFEGGIFGSPFIGMENFRFLYQSGTLWNLTKNTVLYNLAFIFIGNFLQLACAIFLSQIGNKYFIKTTQSILFLPFFISWVLVGAFVFNLFNSDTGVVNTLLKQLGMQPYDFYLNTAPWKYIIVFFHVWKGLGYGTVIYLAAIMSISDEYYEAAEIDGANIFQQIRSITIPLLTPTFVLLIIFSLGGILKGQFDLFYQIIGNNGILYDATDIIDTYVYRSLAVNFDIGMGTAAGLYQSFFGFLLVVFVNWIVKKIREDYALF